A stretch of the Panicum virgatum strain AP13 chromosome 9N, P.virgatum_v5, whole genome shotgun sequence genome encodes the following:
- the LOC120689668 gene encoding uncharacterized protein LOC120689668 yields MGTLLCTVKAAQSDTFFHLFGNRQVRIDLTNNNGQTPRDLSLVGIPPGLSYKWNPKQMIHRALTRASASRGVRRWDQFEEEYILRLRREDEETESQKLNNSTQTLGISSVLIVTVTFGGGAPTLAGRYTFDVFVVANALAFICSSLGTAGLMYSGITTVDLPIRQSHFLKSLFFVSSSLTSLVVASRGAPTQSWPRLLTTLPWRSV; encoded by the exons ATGGGAACACTGCTCTGCACTGTTAAGGCTGCGCAGAGCGATACGTTTTTTCACCTGTTCGGGAACCGGCAAGTACGCATAGATTTGACAAATAACAATGGGCAAACACCTCGAGACCTGTCACTGGTTGGCATCCCTCCAGGGTTGTCTTATAAATGG AACCCCAAGCAAATGATCCATCGTGCTCTGACACGTGCGAGCGCGAGCCGTGGCGTCCGTCGCTGGGACCAGTTCGAGGAAGAGTACATCCTGCGACTAAGACGAGAGGACGAGGAGACAGAATCGCAGAAGCTGAACAACTCGACGCAGACTCTAGGCATCAGCTCTGTGCTCATAGTGACGGTGacgttcggcggcggcgccccgacGCTCGCCGGGAGGTACACCTTCGATGTTTTCGTCGTGGCCAATGCGCTGGCGTTCATATGCTCCTCTCTGGGCACGGCCGGCCTCATGTACTCTGGCATCACCACCGTGGACCTGCCCATCAGGCAGAGCCACTTCCTGAAGTCCCTCTTCTTTGTGTCAAGCTCGTTGACCTCCCTTGTCGTGGCCTCGCGTGGGGCACCTACACAGTCCTGGCCCCGGTTGCTCACAACACTGCCGTGGCGATCTGTGTGA